In a single window of the Haloarcula salinisoli genome:
- a CDS encoding GNAT family N-acetyltransferase: MEIQHLSLEEWEELLPSSGVGPFHQPEVLTLMDEYEDGDLQLLGGFRGQQPVGLFPVFVRTRYPLRFVVSPPPGLSIPWLGPVLMPTSPKQRKREQLNKRFTEEALKAVDAGGLRTLFGFVGSPKYGDPRPYLWNDKNVDPRFNYALELGDRERESVLKSFSRDLRQEIRKREELDISITVEGPAAAERICGELKERHAAQGLTYPTPRAFTREVVTRLEDRTRVYVARGPDGEFLSGVTLLFSNGDAMFWQGGMKASYGGISVNSLLHWEIITDILESPELDSVERYHLGNALNRRISRYKSKFNGEPVVNYEVKSNLMVVARKAHTARQELAGNGLPDIRDWSLST; this comes from the coding sequence ATGGAGATCCAGCACCTGTCGCTCGAGGAGTGGGAGGAGCTGCTTCCCAGCTCGGGGGTCGGCCCGTTCCACCAGCCGGAGGTACTTACGCTGATGGACGAGTACGAAGACGGCGACCTGCAGTTGCTCGGCGGGTTTCGCGGACAGCAACCGGTCGGCCTCTTCCCCGTGTTCGTCCGCACCAGGTATCCGCTGCGGTTCGTCGTGTCACCACCGCCAGGGCTGAGCATCCCCTGGCTCGGCCCTGTGTTGATGCCCACGAGCCCGAAACAGCGAAAACGGGAGCAGCTCAACAAGCGGTTCACCGAGGAAGCGCTCAAGGCGGTGGATGCGGGGGGCCTCCGCACGCTGTTTGGCTTCGTCGGCTCTCCGAAATACGGCGACCCGCGCCCGTATCTCTGGAACGACAAGAACGTGGACCCGCGGTTCAACTACGCGCTCGAACTGGGGGACCGGGAGCGCGAGTCGGTCCTGAAGTCGTTCAGTCGCGACCTGCGCCAGGAGATTCGCAAGCGCGAGGAGCTCGATATCTCCATCACTGTCGAAGGTCCGGCTGCTGCCGAGCGAATCTGTGGAGAGCTAAAAGAGCGCCACGCCGCACAGGGGCTGACCTATCCGACGCCGCGGGCGTTCACACGTGAGGTTGTCACGCGGCTCGAAGACCGGACGAGGGTGTACGTCGCCCGCGGCCCCGACGGTGAGTTCCTCAGCGGGGTCACCCTTCTGTTTTCCAACGGGGACGCGATGTTCTGGCAGGGCGGTATGAAAGCGAGCTACGGGGGTATCAGCGTCAATAGCCTCCTCCACTGGGAGATAATCACGGATATCCTCGAGAGCCCGGAGCTCGACAGCGTCGAGCGGTACCACCTCGGAAACGCCCTCAATCGCCGTATCTCCCGTTACAAGAGCAAGTTCAACGGCGAGCCTGTGGTCAACTACGAGGTCAAATCGAACCTGATGGTGGTGGCCAGAAAGGCACACACAGCCCGACAGGAGCTGGCTGGGAACGGGCTCCCCGATATCCGGGACTGGTCGTTATCAACGTAG
- a CDS encoding nucleotide sugar dehydrogenase, translating into MAHLSIVGMGYVGLPLALAFDAEGHDVVGFDTDARKVARFRRGEDPTSEVGSDAIDRSDITFTTSESEIESSDYYVITVPTPIDESGAPDLAFIEAAGETVGATLSDGSTVVLESTVYPGATREVLLPVLEEKSGKTAGTEFYLGYSPERLVPGNAAKGLSDIVKIVSGHDEVALERLRALYGDVVDAGLHPAPSMEVAEAAKCLENTQRDLNIALMNEFAFGCRQLDHPIDARDVIDAASTKWNFHEYHPGTVGGHCIPVDPNYLIWQFEQHGFDSELIRTARSVNDEFATQMATAAIEALGERAQTLNREYETINADGGQVPDGSGPTAVTVPQFPDDGPRLLVLGFAYKPGTTDVRSPVLRDAIEQLQEVVEVVGVDPHISNEAVRNDFDVPVQESLSVDDFDGLLLSTPHDAFRSLDLGAIRDRMNELPVLVDVTGTYDSDEAAEHGFIYRGI; encoded by the coding sequence ATGGCCCATCTTAGCATCGTTGGAATGGGATACGTCGGTCTGCCCCTCGCGCTGGCTTTCGATGCCGAGGGCCACGACGTAGTCGGGTTTGACACTGACGCCCGGAAGGTAGCGCGCTTCCGGCGCGGCGAGGACCCGACAAGTGAGGTCGGTTCGGACGCCATCGACCGAAGCGATATCACCTTCACCACCAGCGAAAGCGAAATCGAATCGAGTGATTACTACGTTATCACCGTTCCGACCCCCATCGACGAGTCGGGGGCACCGGACCTGGCGTTCATCGAGGCCGCCGGTGAGACGGTGGGTGCCACCCTCTCCGACGGTTCGACAGTCGTCCTGGAGTCGACAGTGTATCCGGGTGCGACACGGGAGGTCCTCCTGCCGGTGCTGGAGGAGAAATCCGGAAAAACTGCCGGCACGGAGTTCTATCTGGGCTACTCCCCGGAGCGTCTCGTGCCCGGCAACGCAGCGAAGGGGCTATCGGATATCGTCAAGATAGTCAGCGGGCACGACGAGGTCGCCCTGGAACGGCTCCGTGCGCTCTACGGCGACGTCGTCGATGCGGGACTCCACCCTGCCCCGTCGATGGAAGTCGCAGAAGCAGCGAAGTGCCTCGAGAACACCCAGCGCGACTTGAACATCGCGCTGATGAACGAGTTCGCGTTCGGTTGCCGGCAACTCGACCATCCGATAGACGCTCGCGACGTAATCGACGCCGCCTCGACGAAGTGGAACTTCCACGAGTACCACCCCGGAACAGTCGGAGGCCACTGTATCCCGGTCGACCCGAACTATCTCATCTGGCAGTTCGAGCAGCACGGCTTCGACTCCGAGCTTATCCGGACTGCCCGGTCTGTAAACGACGAGTTCGCGACCCAGATGGCCACGGCCGCTATCGAGGCCCTCGGCGAGCGAGCGCAGACGCTAAATCGCGAGTACGAGACTATCAACGCCGATGGGGGGCAAGTACCGGACGGGAGCGGTCCAACCGCGGTGACAGTGCCACAGTTCCCGGACGACGGGCCACGACTGCTCGTCCTCGGATTCGCCTACAAACCAGGCACCACGGATGTTCGCTCACCAGTTCTCAGGGACGCTATCGAACAGTTACAGGAAGTCGTCGAGGTCGTGGGTGTCGACCCACATATCTCGAACGAAGCGGTTCGGAACGATTTTGATGTCCCTGTCCAGGAGAGCCTCTCAGTCGACGATTTCGATGGGTTACTGCTGTCCACGCCACACGACGCCTTCAGGTCGCTGGACCTCGGGGCGATTCGTGACAGGATGAACGAGCTCCCGGTGCTTGTCGACGTGACCGGGACCTACGACAGCGACGAGGCAGCCGAACACGGCTTCATCTACCGGGGCATCTGA
- a CDS encoding glycosyltransferase family 2 protein, translated as MYEGKTVGVVIPAYNEEEFIEAVIRGVPEYVDRIYAVDDASTDATWTEILAAPTAEDGPGPRYEQTDGGTDRGTTGNGLTPTRSSDRTDPDQPDGTADLQESWSVESMADSETPVHRALAERTQELRRQGRVVAIQHRSNQGAGGAIKTGYLAALVDGVDAVATIDGDGQMDPGVLSDLLDPIVDDDIDYTKGNRLLHREYRSEMPTLRLVGNFILTFLTKIASGYWRVMDPQNGYTVISRQALEAVSVREMYEDYGYCNELLIKLNVADTRIADVPTDVEYSDEESHIQYSSYIPRVSMLLLRGFLWRLKTKYLILDFHPLVFFYFLGAASSGVGVLSGLYTVWQSLATGSSYLLDEIVSPVLLVTGLTFLLVAMVLDRAENDALVRPQQLGANSARME; from the coding sequence ATGTACGAGGGCAAAACTGTCGGTGTGGTCATCCCGGCGTACAACGAAGAAGAGTTCATCGAGGCTGTCATCCGGGGGGTTCCCGAGTACGTCGACCGGATATACGCTGTCGACGACGCCTCGACCGACGCGACGTGGACGGAGATTCTGGCAGCACCGACGGCCGAGGACGGTCCAGGTCCGCGGTACGAACAGACTGACGGGGGCACTGATCGCGGGACGACCGGCAACGGGCTCACACCTACCCGGAGCAGTGACCGAACCGACCCGGACCAGCCCGACGGGACGGCCGACCTACAGGAGAGCTGGAGCGTCGAGTCGATGGCCGACAGCGAGACGCCAGTCCACAGGGCACTCGCCGAGCGAACCCAGGAGCTCCGGCGCCAGGGGCGAGTGGTCGCTATCCAGCACCGCTCGAATCAGGGCGCGGGCGGCGCAATCAAGACCGGCTACCTCGCGGCGCTCGTCGACGGCGTCGACGCCGTCGCGACTATCGACGGTGACGGACAGATGGACCCCGGCGTCCTCTCGGACCTCCTCGACCCGATTGTCGACGACGACATCGACTACACGAAGGGGAATCGGCTCTTGCACCGCGAGTACCGGAGCGAGATGCCGACACTCAGGCTCGTCGGTAACTTTATCCTGACCTTCCTGACGAAGATAGCGAGCGGGTACTGGCGTGTGATGGACCCACAGAACGGCTACACCGTCATCTCACGACAGGCCCTCGAAGCGGTCAGCGTGAGAGAGATGTACGAGGACTACGGCTACTGCAACGAGTTGCTCATCAAACTCAACGTCGCCGACACTCGTATCGCCGACGTGCCGACCGACGTGGAGTACTCGGACGAAGAGAGTCATATCCAGTACTCCTCGTACATTCCCCGGGTGTCGATGCTGTTGTTGCGGGGGTTCCTCTGGCGATTGAAGACCAAGTATCTCATCCTGGACTTTCACCCGCTGGTCTTCTTCTATTTCCTCGGTGCTGCCAGCAGTGGCGTCGGCGTTCTCAGTGGCCTCTACACCGTCTGGCAAAGCCTCGCCACGGGGTCGAGCTACCTCCTCGACGAGATAGTGTCACCCGTACTACTGGTGACCGGGCTGACCTTTCTCCTGGTCGCGATGGTCCTCGACAGGGCCGAAAACGACGCGCTGGTTCGGCCCCAGCAACTCGGTGCGAACAGCGCGCGAATGGAGTGA
- a CDS encoding HVO_2922 family protein, with product MSEETIYESEETRSRRGLATYFRRLARRLSRGEPVPADEEQTVTVEMPADPEFEVELEQEGEMVSLEIDVEWPADEGIIDTDANASKATFDLYEDNAEEWRWRLVHDNGNIIADSSQGYASKQKAKQGLESVRKNAPGAHVLDTSKDDQPEEDEGASKGTFELFADSGAKWRWRLRHDNGEIIADSGQGYSSKQKAKQGLRSVKTNVRGADIR from the coding sequence ATGTCAGAAGAGACTATATACGAATCCGAGGAGACACGAAGCCGTCGCGGCCTCGCGACGTACTTCCGCCGACTGGCCCGCAGACTCAGCCGCGGTGAGCCGGTCCCGGCCGACGAGGAACAGACAGTGACCGTCGAGATGCCGGCCGACCCGGAGTTCGAGGTCGAACTCGAACAGGAGGGCGAGATGGTGAGCCTCGAAATCGACGTCGAGTGGCCGGCCGACGAGGGGATTATCGACACGGACGCCAACGCGAGCAAGGCGACGTTCGACCTCTACGAGGACAACGCCGAGGAGTGGCGCTGGCGTCTGGTTCACGATAACGGCAACATAATCGCCGACAGCAGTCAGGGGTACGCTTCGAAACAGAAGGCCAAACAGGGCCTCGAAAGCGTCCGAAAGAACGCCCCCGGCGCGCACGTCCTCGACACGTCGAAAGACGATCAGCCCGAGGAAGACGAAGGCGCCAGTAAGGGTACCTTCGAGCTGTTCGCTGACAGCGGTGCGAAGTGGCGCTGGCGACTCCGTCACGACAACGGCGAGATAATCGCTGACAGCGGGCAAGGCTACTCCTCGAAGCAGAAAGCCAAACAGGGGCTCCGGAGTGTCAAGACGAACGTCCGTGGCGCAGACATCAGATAA
- a CDS encoding FkbM family methyltransferase, with the protein MKGITATMRRKLVDAGSQVIDRSPLLSATLRTLWKWRRLFWRWRLSTTSEYRQVQVRDTSATFAVSTRSELVRSTQLGGERHVLAALLEDLDGDEVVWDVGACVGTYSCLIARRLTTGQVVGFEPEPMNRRRLRENLLDNAANERWQISPYALSDHSGNASLASEFREFGAGHHYLTEADTDVTVETRRGDDLVQEGVSPPTVLKIDVQGVELQVLTGLWETLPDVDVVYLEVHTSKCQRYGYTADDVETRLVEAGFTIEELQGPTNYRADIYFIRATR; encoded by the coding sequence GTGAAAGGCATAACTGCTACAATGCGACGTAAACTTGTCGACGCCGGCTCGCAGGTAATCGACCGGTCGCCTCTGCTGTCGGCCACTCTCCGAACGCTCTGGAAGTGGCGTCGACTATTCTGGAGGTGGCGCCTGTCTACTACTAGTGAGTACCGACAGGTCCAGGTACGAGACACGAGCGCGACGTTCGCTGTGTCGACGCGGTCGGAACTCGTTCGTTCGACACAGCTGGGTGGTGAACGCCACGTTCTCGCTGCTCTGCTTGAGGACCTCGACGGTGACGAGGTTGTCTGGGACGTCGGCGCCTGCGTCGGGACGTACAGCTGTCTTATCGCCCGTCGGTTGACGACGGGGCAGGTCGTCGGGTTCGAGCCGGAACCCATGAACCGCCGTCGGCTCAGGGAGAACCTCCTGGACAACGCCGCAAACGAACGGTGGCAGATTTCACCCTACGCCCTGTCTGACCACTCTGGCAACGCCTCGTTAGCGAGTGAATTCAGGGAGTTCGGTGCCGGTCATCATTATCTAACTGAAGCGGACACAGACGTAACAGTCGAAACGCGACGCGGAGACGACCTCGTCCAGGAGGGAGTATCACCGCCGACAGTGCTGAAAATCGACGTGCAAGGTGTGGAGCTTCAGGTACTCACCGGACTCTGGGAGACCCTTCCAGATGTGGATGTCGTCTACCTGGAGGTTCACACGTCCAAGTGCCAGCGGTACGGCTATACGGCTGATGATGTCGAGACTCGTCTGGTTGAGGCGGGGTTTACTATCGAGGAGTTGCAGGGTCCGACGAACTACCGAGCTGACATCTACTTCATCAGAGCAACACGGTGA
- a CDS encoding carboxylate--amine ligase, translated as MSVSSAPREAIVVPGANSGSALECIRSLGSRGIHTIVAAEDPAIALTASRHCGEVVEVPPPRDDYLGYKDALVSLASRPEVRTIIPTREDDIYVLSKYRNEFRQYIATPWPQFDTLETVHDGYRLAEFVSDLDIPVPETQLYDEVADWSQERIIKARYSVLTDDHVDSLEAGRLHPDLGQMHVSPDTGPDRDEVRRRMKGHLPVVQEYIPIRFEYSFRALYDQGEPLATSVRRQTRGMSYAGGTSVYRELVDDPTLEAFGRRILDALDWHGLATVQFIESAETGEYMFGEINPRTWTSIPCDVRAGADYPYFYWLLAGDRADVIDPSYESGYATHLLFGELLYLKSVLFDEYPNASRPAFHTALWSVLSSLYHHPNFDFLTVDDPMPFFQGVRHSIKDALAQ; from the coding sequence ATGAGCGTCTCAAGCGCGCCCAGGGAAGCTATCGTCGTTCCGGGGGCAAATTCGGGGTCCGCGCTGGAATGTATTCGGTCACTCGGCTCGCGTGGCATCCACACAATCGTCGCGGCCGAAGACCCGGCAATCGCACTGACCGCATCGCGACACTGTGGGGAGGTTGTCGAGGTACCGCCACCTCGGGACGATTATCTCGGATACAAAGATGCCCTCGTGTCGCTCGCGTCACGACCGGAGGTCAGGACCATTATCCCAACGCGTGAAGATGACATCTACGTTCTCTCGAAGTACAGAAACGAGTTCCGCCAGTATATCGCAACGCCATGGCCACAGTTCGACACGTTAGAAACGGTCCACGACGGATATCGGTTAGCAGAGTTCGTCTCCGATCTCGATATCCCGGTGCCGGAAACGCAGCTGTACGACGAGGTTGCCGATTGGAGTCAAGAGCGTATCATCAAGGCCCGGTATTCGGTTCTCACCGACGACCACGTCGACTCACTCGAGGCCGGCCGCCTCCATCCGGACCTCGGTCAAATGCACGTCTCTCCGGACACCGGCCCGGACCGGGACGAAGTCCGCCGTAGAATGAAGGGACACCTCCCAGTTGTACAGGAGTACATCCCCATCCGGTTCGAGTACTCGTTTCGCGCCCTCTACGACCAGGGTGAACCACTCGCGACGAGTGTCCGGCGCCAGACACGAGGGATGTCCTACGCAGGGGGGACGAGCGTCTATCGGGAACTCGTTGACGACCCGACGCTCGAAGCGTTCGGTCGCAGAATACTAGACGCACTCGATTGGCACGGCCTCGCGACTGTCCAGTTCATCGAGAGCGCCGAGACGGGCGAGTATATGTTCGGTGAGATCAATCCACGGACCTGGACGTCCATCCCCTGTGACGTGCGTGCTGGTGCCGATTATCCGTACTTCTACTGGTTGTTGGCCGGCGACAGAGCAGACGTTATCGACCCGTCCTACGAGAGTGGATATGCGACGCACCTCCTCTTCGGGGAGTTGCTGTATCTCAAGAGCGTCCTGTTCGACGAGTACCCGAACGCCTCCCGCCCGGCCTTCCACACCGCACTCTGGTCGGTCCTTTCGTCGCTCTACCACCATCCGAACTTCGACTTCCTGACTGTCGACGACCCGATGCCGTTCTTCCAGGGGGTGCGACATTCCATCAAAGACGCACTAGCCCAGTGA
- a CDS encoding glycosyltransferase family 4 protein, whose amino-acid sequence MKVLQITGSGMEFFHEQVRIIRDLGIQCDVRYSHDMRGTHRDESLLRVISGHNPLYYAIRGSSLYSKVLRSSLTAEYDIIHVNSGLVAPLGLLQPQRPVVLTLWGDDLLGDRLGGYQPAITKFCAEQSDRVIVRSQEMKDALPCDATIIPSGVDVSKFRPIDSTEARDAVGWDTTARHVLFPYPPQREKKRYPLAKRTVETVNRSFDETVRLQQVYDADHDEMPLYYNAADVLLLPSLREGSPNTVKEAMACNLPVVSTDVGDVRERLGPVSNSHVCSDDSQLAEAIRSVLDSGERSDGREYVEGVRLERMGERILDIYESLLEETAGVSRR is encoded by the coding sequence ATGAAAGTGTTGCAAATAACGGGCTCGGGGATGGAGTTTTTCCACGAGCAAGTGCGAATCATCCGGGATTTGGGCATCCAGTGCGACGTTCGATACTCCCACGATATGCGTGGGACCCATCGCGACGAAAGCCTGTTACGAGTGATATCCGGACACAACCCGCTGTACTACGCGATTCGGGGCTCTTCGTTGTATTCGAAGGTACTGCGCTCCTCGTTGACGGCGGAGTACGATATCATCCACGTCAACTCGGGGCTGGTAGCACCGCTGGGCTTACTGCAACCGCAGCGACCGGTGGTACTCACCCTCTGGGGCGACGACTTGCTGGGTGACAGACTGGGCGGATATCAACCGGCAATTACGAAATTCTGTGCCGAACAGAGCGACCGCGTCATCGTCAGAAGTCAGGAGATGAAAGACGCACTCCCGTGTGACGCAACGATCATCCCGAGTGGTGTCGATGTATCGAAATTCAGACCTATCGACAGCACTGAGGCGAGAGACGCGGTCGGCTGGGACACCACTGCCCGCCACGTGCTCTTTCCGTATCCACCACAGCGCGAGAAAAAGCGATACCCCCTCGCGAAACGGACTGTCGAGACAGTGAACAGGTCCTTCGATGAGACGGTCCGGCTACAACAGGTCTACGACGCTGACCACGACGAGATGCCCCTCTATTACAACGCAGCGGACGTCTTGCTCCTCCCGTCTCTGCGTGAGGGCTCGCCGAACACGGTCAAAGAAGCCATGGCCTGTAACCTGCCAGTCGTCTCCACCGACGTCGGTGACGTGCGTGAGCGCCTGGGACCAGTGTCTAATTCGCACGTGTGTTCAGACGACTCACAGCTGGCCGAAGCCATCCGCTCGGTGCTCGATTCGGGCGAGCGGTCTGACGGCAGAGAGTACGTAGAGGGCGTCCGATTAGAACGGATGGGCGAACGTATCCTGGACATCTACGAATCGTTGCTCGAGGAGACGGCCGGAGTCAGTAGGCGATAG